A genomic segment from Ornithorhynchus anatinus isolate Pmale09 chromosome 16, mOrnAna1.pri.v4, whole genome shotgun sequence encodes:
- the FNDC5 gene encoding fibronectin type III domain-containing protein 5 isoform X1: protein MRAARAPDASLLYIHAALLVYFSYASLFLVEADSPSAPVNVTVKHLKANSAVVSWDVLEDEAVIGFAISQQKKDVRMLRFIQEVNTTTRSCALWDLEEDTEYIVHVQAISIQGQSPASEPVLFKTPREAEKLASKNKDEVTMKEMGSKDQQLRTGEVLIIAVVLFMWAGVIALFCRQYDIIKDNEPNNNKEKAKSPSESSTPEHQGGGLLRSKFPKQKPSVNIIEA from the exons AtgcgggcggcccgggccccaGACGCCTCGCTGCTCTACATTCACGCCGCGCTGCTCGTCTACTTCAGCTATGCCAGCCTCTTCCTGGTGGAGGCGG ACAGTCCCTCCGCCCCGGTCAACGTCACCGTGAAGCACCTGAAGGCCAACTCGGCCGTGGTGAGCTGGGACGTTCTGGAAGACGAGGCGGTGATTGGATTTGCCATCTCTCAGCAG AAAAAGGACGTGAGGATGCTCCGCTTCATCCAGGAAGTGAACACGACGACGCGGTCGTGCGCGCTGTGGGACCTGGAGGAGGACACGGAGTACATCGTCCACGTGCAGGCCATCTCCATCCAGGGCCAGAGCCCCGCCAGTGAACCGGTCCTCTTCAAGACCCCCCGCGAGGCCGAGAAGCTGGCCTCCAAGAAcaaag ACGAGGTGACGATGAAGGAGATGGGGAGCAAGGACCAGCAGCTGAGGACGGGGGAGGTGCTCATCATCGCCGTGGTTCTGTTCATGTGGGCGG GAGTCATCGCCCTCTTCTGCCGGCAGTACGACATCATCAAGGACAATGAGccaaacaacaacaaggaaaaaGCCAAGAGTCCGTCGGAGAGCAGCACCCCAGAGCACCAGGGTGGGGGCCTTCTGCGCAGCAAG tttCCCAAACAAAAGCCCTCGGTGAACATCATTGAAGCatga
- the FNDC5 gene encoding fibronectin type III domain-containing protein 5 isoform X2 translates to MRAARAPDASLLYIHAALLVYFSYASLFLVEADSPSAPVNVTVKHLKANSAVVSWDVLEDEAVIGFAISQQKKDVRMLRFIQEVNTTTRSCALWDLEEDTEYIVHVQAISIQGQSPASEPVLFKTPREAEKLASKNKDEVTMKEMGSKDQQLRTGEVLIIAVVLFMWAGVIALFCRQYDIIKDNEPNNNKEKAKSPSESSTPEHQGGGLLRSKSRPLSH, encoded by the exons AtgcgggcggcccgggccccaGACGCCTCGCTGCTCTACATTCACGCCGCGCTGCTCGTCTACTTCAGCTATGCCAGCCTCTTCCTGGTGGAGGCGG ACAGTCCCTCCGCCCCGGTCAACGTCACCGTGAAGCACCTGAAGGCCAACTCGGCCGTGGTGAGCTGGGACGTTCTGGAAGACGAGGCGGTGATTGGATTTGCCATCTCTCAGCAG AAAAAGGACGTGAGGATGCTCCGCTTCATCCAGGAAGTGAACACGACGACGCGGTCGTGCGCGCTGTGGGACCTGGAGGAGGACACGGAGTACATCGTCCACGTGCAGGCCATCTCCATCCAGGGCCAGAGCCCCGCCAGTGAACCGGTCCTCTTCAAGACCCCCCGCGAGGCCGAGAAGCTGGCCTCCAAGAAcaaag ACGAGGTGACGATGAAGGAGATGGGGAGCAAGGACCAGCAGCTGAGGACGGGGGAGGTGCTCATCATCGCCGTGGTTCTGTTCATGTGGGCGG GAGTCATCGCCCTCTTCTGCCGGCAGTACGACATCATCAAGGACAATGAGccaaacaacaacaaggaaaaaGCCAAGAGTCCGTCGGAGAGCAGCACCCCAGAGCACCAGGGTGGGGGCCTTCTGCGCAGCAAG TCTCGACCCCTCTCCCACTAA